The following nucleotide sequence is from Oceanispirochaeta sp. M1.
AATAATTATGGAAAATCAACTGTTTCTGGCAGAAGATTATATCAATAGGATATTGGATAAATTGATGGAATCTTTACCGGATTCTTTGAGAGGATTTATATGGCAAAATTAACTGCGAAAGTTGAGTTATAAAGAAAGACTCTGAAGGGCGACTCTGGTTTGTTCCTTCAGACGGCCGTCTTTATCTTCGTCATGAACTGACAGACAGATTCATTGATTCCGGACTTGATACAGATGCTCTGGATTCGCCAATTACCAATATGTTTACTGATGAAATAAATAAAACTCTTCTCCTTAGTACCAGGGAAGGTACTATCTATTCCTGGAATTACGGTGACAGTATTGTTCATAGAATTTCCATTTTTCAGAATGGAAATGTAAACTGTGTATTGTGGTATGCAGATGATCTTTATCTTGGTACCGATTCCGGTTGGGAAGTACTCGAAAATGGAGTAAAACATGTCCCGAAAGAGAAGCTTCCCCAGTGGTTGGGAGATACATCCCTGGCTGTTAAGGATGCTGTTCTTCAGGACTCAGTGATTTATGCAGCCAGAGGGAGTGGAGGCTTCAGTATCCATTATCCGGAACAAGGCAGATCCGATCTATATCCGGATATAGTAAGCAATACTATGGCCCTTGATTTTTCAGGTTCTGTGATTGCCGCCGGCGGCAGCAGTTACTGGCGCTTGACCCGGGATGGTACGGGTATAGAATTTCAGGAAAAAAAGCCTCCTTCTTCACTTTATATCAATACCATGACCCTCCTGCATACAGGACTGATAGCAATAGGTTCCAGGTCCACCGGATTATGGATGATTGATCCATATCTTCCCCGGGTGAATACCTGGAAACCATCAGAGAGTTCCTCTGTAAATAAGGATTTAACATTCAGCAGTGACTTTATGGCCTTTGCTGAGGACAGCAGGGGAATCCGCTGGCTTGCCAGTTTTGACGGAGGGATTATCCGCTGGGATAGGGATAAGGATCTTGTAAGCAGTTATACCGTGGGTCAGGGAAGGGTTCCCAGTGATAATTTCAAATTTCTTATGGTCGACAGCCATGATCAGATTTGGGCCGGGTCCTATGATATGGGATTATTTAGGTACAATGAATCTGAGGATCTCTTCGAATTCCCTTTTTCTGAAGAATATGAAAATGCAGAACTTATCAATACGGGCAAAATAAATCATATAATGGAACGGGAATCGGGGAACCTGATGATCAGTGGTGAAAATGGTCTGGTTGAGTATTCTCCCGAATTGAATAAGCTGACTGCTGTCAGCAGGCAGTTTGTTTCTGACGATCTTATGAAGACCTGCTGGACCACCCTGGAAGACCGGAATGGCAGTCTCTGGATAGGAACGGATAGGGGGATCTTTTTAATAGAAGATGACCGTCTTACTGATGTGGATAACAGGTTTGACAGAATATGGTTTCTTTCTCAGATAGATACAGGTGAAATTTTTGCAGCATCTCCTTCGGGACTGGAAATGATCACTCCTGAGGGAAGGTCGGTGAATATAGATGAGCTTGAGGAAGCTCTCTCAGATAAAAACGTTTATGGAGTCCTCCAGGATATGCAGGGACAGTTCTGGGTGACAACTAATGCCGGAGTTCTCCGCTGGGACAGAGAAAACAGTAAGATCCGTCATTTTTCAATTCAGGAAGGACTGCTCAGCCAGGAGTTCAATCTCTATTCAATGAGCCTTCTTGATTCGGGAAAGGTTGTTCTGGGTTGTATAGAGGGACTGAATATTATTGACCCTGAAACCCTTATACAGGATGAGAACCATCCCTGTGTCTTTATAGATCAGGTTCAGGTGTATGTTCACTCCCTGTCAATGGATACAACAGAATATGCATCGGATCTCCCTGCAGATCCTCTTGAACTGCAGCACTCCATTGTCCTTACGCCGGATGATCACCTGCTGAATATCGGCTTTCAGAGTATTGATCTCAGCAAAGGTTCACGAACCCGGATGTTTTATCGTCTGAAGGGGTTCAGTGATGAATGGATTGATGTGAGCCTTGAGCATAGAGTGAAT
It contains:
- a CDS encoding sensor histidine kinase, translated to MFTDEINKTLLLSTREGTIYSWNYGDSIVHRISIFQNGNVNCVLWYADDLYLGTDSGWEVLENGVKHVPKEKLPQWLGDTSLAVKDAVLQDSVIYAARGSGGFSIHYPEQGRSDLYPDIVSNTMALDFSGSVIAAGGSSYWRLTRDGTGIEFQEKKPPSSLYINTMTLLHTGLIAIGSRSTGLWMIDPYLPRVNTWKPSESSSVNKDLTFSSDFMAFAEDSRGIRWLASFDGGIIRWDRDKDLVSSYTVGQGRVPSDNFKFLMVDSHDQIWAGSYDMGLFRYNESEDLFEFPFSEEYENAELINTGKINHIMERESGNLMISGENGLVEYSPELNKLTAVSRQFVSDDLMKTCWTTLEDRNGSLWIGTDRGIFLIEDDRLTDVDNRFDRIWFLSQIDTGEIFAASPSGLEMITPEGRSVNIDELEEALSDKNVYGVLQDMQGQFWVTTNAGVLRWDRENSKIRHFSIQEGLLSQEFNLYSMSLLDSGKVVLGCIEGLNIIDPETLIQDENHPCVFIDQVQVYVHSLSMDTTEYASDLPADPLELQHSIVLTPDDHLLNIGFQSIDLSKGSRTRMFYRLKGFSDEWIDVSLEHRVNFVNLPHGEYEFNLKAVKNDSLVSEILSLHIEIQPAFIETPEFILLIGLVLLVVIALVVLYILKLNDEIVHRQDAENDFAVLNANLEEQVEERTEELNNAIEHLKKTQDQIIHQEKMSSLGLLVAGVAHEINTPLGVAVLSNSIIRHRIKFLNQKYESKDLTEEDLSESLDDLADASDRLSYNLDRSVGLINNFKQVAVEKNQQDINSFDLISSIRSLVNSLYNETKKNRVEVFLKAPDLLPMRSYPGDIAQVLTNLIMNSLHHAFKNSSEEKQAEIIIEIEHEEDSIYLLFQDNGCGIPPDIVKKVFDPFFTTNREGGGTGLGLNIVYNIVTEKLRGQIAVNSTVGEGTVFALNFPRELSP